The Shinella zoogloeoides genome includes a region encoding these proteins:
- a CDS encoding MFS transporter, whose protein sequence is MNPIIVLLAFATFATGTAENIIVGILLEVADGLDVSPALAGQLTAVFSVVFAVTAPLALVLTTRIERRRLFLCALGLFVVSNLAAAASPNFTVMLVARVGMAMASATVCLLATMLATELVDETMRGRAIGIIFMGISGSLVFGVPAGMVVSDLVGWRGVFVALATLAAAVWLVSYRCVPVSGLRRTALPKYMAHLREAPLAAGQLVSILMIGGHFVLFAFLAPYFVQVAGFGERNVALAFAALGLAGVSGGYFGGWLSDRLSPRAVLLLAPSAYLVALAAIPLLESNPWPMFAVMMVWACISWMISPVVQNFLIWSGPKTAEAGISLNFSAMHIGVGLGTAVGGITLEEFSIRALPWIGAFIALLAVFASCYAIWALNIRKSRMATT, encoded by the coding sequence ATGAATCCGATCATCGTTTTGCTCGCTTTCGCGACTTTTGCCACGGGGACAGCCGAGAACATCATTGTCGGCATCCTCCTTGAGGTCGCCGACGGCCTTGATGTCTCGCCGGCGCTCGCCGGGCAGCTGACCGCCGTCTTCTCCGTCGTCTTTGCCGTGACGGCACCGCTTGCGCTCGTCCTGACGACCCGGATCGAGCGCAGGCGCCTGTTTCTTTGCGCTCTGGGCCTCTTCGTCGTCAGCAACCTTGCCGCGGCAGCAAGCCCGAATTTCACCGTCATGCTCGTGGCCCGCGTCGGGATGGCCATGGCGAGCGCCACCGTCTGCTTGCTGGCAACGATGCTGGCGACGGAACTCGTCGATGAAACGATGCGGGGACGGGCGATCGGCATCATCTTCATGGGGATCAGCGGATCGCTGGTGTTCGGCGTGCCGGCGGGCATGGTGGTTTCGGATCTGGTGGGGTGGAGAGGCGTCTTCGTTGCACTCGCCACGCTCGCGGCCGCGGTATGGCTGGTGAGTTATCGGTGCGTTCCGGTCTCGGGGCTGCGCAGGACGGCTCTGCCCAAATATATGGCCCATCTTCGCGAAGCCCCTCTCGCCGCCGGCCAGCTCGTCTCCATCCTGATGATTGGCGGACACTTCGTTCTCTTCGCCTTCCTCGCCCCCTACTTTGTGCAGGTCGCCGGATTCGGAGAGAGGAATGTCGCTCTCGCATTCGCCGCTCTCGGGCTTGCGGGCGTGAGCGGAGGATATTTCGGGGGCTGGCTTTCAGACAGGCTTTCTCCGCGCGCCGTACTTCTGTTGGCGCCATCGGCCTATCTGGTGGCGCTCGCTGCGATCCCGCTGCTGGAAAGCAATCCATGGCCGATGTTCGCCGTCATGATGGTCTGGGCCTGCATCAGCTGGATGATTTCCCCCGTCGTGCAAAATTTCCTGATCTGGTCGGGGCCGAAGACGGCCGAGGCGGGGATCAGCCTGAATTTCTCGGCAATGCATATAGGCGTGGGGCTGGGAACCGCGGTGGGCGGCATAACCCTCGAAGAGTTTTCGATCCGTGCGCTGCCTTGGATCGGCGCGTTCATAGCCCTGCTTGCCGTATTTGCGAGTTGCTACGCAATATGGGCGTTGAATATCCGAAAGTCCCGTATGGCAACGACATAG
- a CDS encoding twin-arginine translocation signal domain-containing protein, whose translation MDRRSFLTGLLGLAGAAALASVVKPESVQAGIINPGNIGSGSGILDELETSEPDVVDVSHRRGHWPRHHRPHRHHRRRVWRRVCRRVRHHGRWHRRCWRERVWI comes from the coding sequence ATGGATCGACGATCATTTCTAACTGGATTGCTCGGATTGGCCGGCGCTGCCGCCCTGGCTTCGGTGGTCAAACCGGAAAGCGTGCAGGCCGGCATCATCAACCCCGGCAACATCGGCTCCGGAAGCGGCATTCTGGATGAGCTGGAAACCTCCGAGCCGGATGTGGTCGATGTCAGCCATCGGCGGGGGCATTGGCCTCGGCACCATCGCCCGCATCGCCATCATCGCCGGAGAGTATGGCGCCGCGTGTGCCGCCGCGTACGTCATCACGGCCGCTGGCACCGTCGTTGCTGGCGGGAGCGTGTCTGGATCTGA
- a CDS encoding branched-chain amino acid ABC transporter permease, with protein MDMFLQQLVNALSLGGTYALLALGLAVVFSIMGLINFAHGELMTAAGYGLCFALIFGLPFGLAIIVALAVAIALVLLMERVAFRPVRGASGTTLLLTSFAVSAILRVLFQNFISARPKPVPMPMSLSGTIEIGGLHIGIIQAISILVTVIMLVGLNLFLRTTVLGRAMRAASEDFAIVRLMGIRANAVVATAFAISGLLAGVAGILWVAQRGSVDPLMGFLPVLKAFIAAIIGGLGSLSGAVAGGFLLGFIEVFLQAYLPESLLSYRDAFTILLVIAVLLFAPQGLLARKTIVKL; from the coding sequence ATGGACATGTTCCTGCAACAGCTCGTCAACGCGCTCAGCCTCGGCGGCACCTATGCGCTGCTGGCGCTCGGCCTTGCCGTCGTCTTCTCGATCATGGGCCTCATCAACTTCGCGCATGGGGAACTGATGACGGCGGCCGGCTACGGCCTCTGCTTCGCGCTGATCTTCGGCCTGCCTTTCGGCCTCGCGATCATCGTCGCGCTGGCGGTCGCCATCGCCCTCGTGCTCCTGATGGAACGCGTCGCCTTCCGGCCGGTGCGCGGGGCGAGCGGCACGACGCTGCTTCTGACGAGCTTCGCCGTCAGCGCCATCCTGCGCGTGCTGTTCCAGAATTTCATCTCGGCCCGGCCCAAGCCCGTGCCGATGCCGATGAGCCTTTCCGGCACGATCGAGATCGGCGGCCTCCATATCGGCATCATCCAGGCGATCTCCATCCTCGTGACGGTGATCATGCTGGTCGGGCTCAACCTCTTCCTGCGCACGACCGTGCTCGGCCGCGCCATGCGCGCCGCCTCCGAGGATTTCGCCATCGTGCGCCTGATGGGCATCCGCGCCAACGCGGTCGTCGCCACGGCCTTCGCGATTTCCGGCCTCCTGGCGGGCGTCGCCGGCATCCTGTGGGTCGCCCAGCGCGGCAGCGTCGATCCGCTGATGGGTTTCCTGCCGGTGCTGAAAGCCTTCATCGCCGCCATCATCGGCGGTCTCGGCAGCCTGTCGGGCGCCGTCGCCGGCGGCTTCCTGCTCGGTTTCATCGAGGTCTTCCTGCAGGCCTACCTGCCGGAAAGCCTGCTCAGCTACCGCGATGCCTTCACCATTCTTCTCGTCATCGCGGTTCTGCTGTTCGCACCGCAAGGCTTGTTGGCCCGCAAGACGATCGTAAAGCTCTGA
- a CDS encoding ABC transporter ATP-binding protein, which produces MTHDKHDETPLLEVSGLKVAYGPVEALKGVDLTVRRGQIVTLLGANGAGKSSTLNSLVGLAAKKAGRVTFAGRDISALPPEMIVRMGMTLTPEGRRIFPTLTVDEHLLLGGAMHKRRGEIDAVREDMLSRFPILKERLHQKAGSLSGGEQQMLAIARSMMSSPELLLLDEPSLGLAPQIVDQIFELIAGLRERGLTILLVEQNVALSLEIADAGYVMANGRIVLSGPAAELRNSTEIQGAYLGA; this is translated from the coding sequence ATGACGCATGACAAGCACGATGAGACCCCCCTGCTGGAGGTCAGCGGCCTCAAGGTCGCCTATGGACCGGTCGAGGCGCTGAAGGGCGTGGACCTCACGGTCCGCCGCGGCCAGATCGTCACCCTTCTCGGCGCGAACGGCGCGGGCAAGAGCTCGACGCTCAATTCGCTCGTCGGCCTCGCCGCCAAGAAGGCCGGCCGGGTGACCTTTGCCGGCCGGGACATCTCCGCGCTGCCGCCGGAAATGATCGTGCGCATGGGCATGACGCTGACGCCGGAAGGTCGCCGTATCTTTCCGACGCTGACGGTCGACGAGCATCTCCTCCTCGGCGGTGCAATGCACAAGCGCCGCGGCGAGATCGACGCGGTGCGCGAGGACATGCTTTCGCGTTTCCCCATCCTCAAGGAGCGCCTGCACCAGAAAGCGGGCTCGCTCTCGGGCGGCGAGCAGCAGATGCTGGCTATTGCCCGCTCCATGATGTCCTCGCCCGAGCTGCTGCTGCTCGACGAGCCGTCGCTCGGCCTTGCGCCGCAGATCGTCGACCAGATATTCGAGCTGATCGCGGGCCTGCGAGAGCGGGGCCTGACGATCCTCCTCGTCGAGCAGAACGTCGCGCTCTCGCTGGAGATCGCCGATGCCGGCTATGTCATGGCGAATGGCCGCATCGTGCTGTCCGGCCCGGCGGCCGAGCTGCGCAACTCCACCGAAATCCAGGGCGCCTATCTGGGCGCGTGA
- a CDS encoding ABC transporter substrate-binding protein produces MKATLKVLFLSTALGALALPALAEDLVVGLATAQTGGLAPYDQPSLKGLQMAVDEINAAGGIAGKFPIKLVAKDTRSDAAQTALVAQELVDEGIKILVTPCDADPSIAAGQITQAAQIPAFSFCATTPTMPLAVGDYMFGNYPADNVQAAVLANYAKEKGFKTAYVLKSPDTAYTLKLPEYFATSFKGKGGEVVGEGTYSMGQQDFSAEVTKIKALNPAPDVIMTAAYEPDFPAFIRQLRGAGVTTPILGSDGIDSPTTFGLGPLVDGVVFTTAGFAVEGSPLAAFNEKYKAKFGQDPDTVYIANGYDLGKVIEAAVTKADSVEPTAIREAIAGLENVEGVTGKISYAGTQGMPLRSVSLVRIEGGNRSLVSQGVPAAEDVPAP; encoded by the coding sequence ATGAAAGCGACATTGAAGGTTCTTTTCCTGTCCACCGCGCTCGGCGCGCTCGCCCTTCCGGCACTTGCCGAAGACCTCGTGGTCGGGCTCGCCACCGCGCAGACCGGCGGTCTTGCGCCCTATGACCAACCCTCGCTGAAGGGCCTCCAGATGGCGGTCGACGAGATCAACGCGGCCGGCGGCATCGCCGGCAAGTTCCCGATCAAGCTCGTCGCCAAGGATACCCGCTCGGATGCCGCCCAGACCGCGCTCGTCGCGCAGGAACTGGTCGATGAGGGCATCAAGATCCTCGTCACGCCCTGTGATGCCGACCCGTCGATCGCCGCTGGCCAGATCACGCAGGCCGCGCAGATCCCGGCCTTCTCCTTCTGCGCCACGACGCCGACGATGCCGCTCGCCGTCGGCGACTACATGTTCGGCAATTATCCGGCCGACAACGTGCAGGCAGCGGTGCTGGCGAACTACGCCAAGGAGAAGGGCTTCAAGACGGCCTATGTGCTGAAGTCGCCGGACACCGCCTATACGCTGAAGCTGCCGGAATATTTCGCCACCAGCTTCAAGGGCAAGGGCGGCGAAGTGGTCGGCGAGGGCACCTACAGCATGGGCCAGCAGGATTTCAGCGCCGAGGTCACCAAGATCAAGGCGCTGAACCCGGCGCCCGACGTCATCATGACGGCTGCCTACGAGCCTGATTTCCCGGCCTTCATCCGCCAGCTTCGCGGCGCGGGCGTCACGACGCCGATCCTCGGCAGCGACGGCATCGATTCCCCGACGACCTTCGGCCTCGGCCCGCTGGTCGACGGCGTCGTCTTCACCACGGCGGGCTTCGCCGTCGAGGGTAGCCCGCTCGCTGCCTTCAACGAGAAGTACAAGGCCAAGTTCGGCCAGGACCCGGACACCGTCTACATCGCCAACGGCTACGATCTCGGCAAGGTCATCGAGGCGGCCGTCACCAAGGCCGACAGCGTCGAACCGACGGCGATCCGCGAGGCCATTGCCGGGCTGGAGAATGTCGAGGGCGTTACCGGCAAGATCAGCTATGCCGGCACGCAGGGCATGCCGCTGCGTTCCGTCTCTCTGGTGCGCATCGAGGGCGGCAACCGCTCGCTGGTCAGCCAGGGCGTCCCGGCCGCCGAGGACGTTCCGGCGCCGTAA
- a CDS encoding branched-chain amino acid ABC transporter ATP-binding protein/permease, with translation MGRIRRGTVVGIVATALPLVVAAVVAAGLFPGAGQRLVTLFLINVVAVIGIGVYSGNSGIISFGNVGFMAIGAYASGLLTINPIVQKTALPHLPEWLMGWGAPFLPALLVALVVVALVAVVIGIPVARLGGSSASICTLGFLVIVHVVLVASSDFTRGSQTFFGIPRAVNLWVALPFAILAVAIARIYRDSAAGMKLRASREDEIASIAVGVDVRLHRFLAWVLGAILSGAAGVLYAHFIGAFSPKDFYFNLTFMLLAMLILGGITTVSGAVVGTAVIMVIVELLRKLEGGVDLGFLSLPTVFGLTDIGIGLAILLVMYRLQDGLLGVRELDEQVPFLKRLAAGGAKPVAATAAAPVSEAGTLRVEKVGKRFSGLVALENADFDIRPGLVTGLIGPNGAGKSTLINSVSGVVPPSTGRVMIDGTDVASLPVHRVPVAGLARTFQNIRLFKNLTVLENVTVAASAVAKDRDPVDLAREALTEVGLGDVAGQLAGTLSYGAQRRLEIARALALKPRYLLLDEPAAGMNPAETQELMTVLDRIRTKHRLGLLVVEHDLKLIMRLCDIVVVLNKGQQIAIGTPAEIQANPAVIEAYIGRRRSAAPRTQSVIEADVPGFDPHAAGKPA, from the coding sequence ATGGGGCGCATAAGGCGCGGGACCGTCGTCGGTATCGTTGCGACGGCGCTTCCCCTGGTGGTCGCCGCCGTTGTGGCGGCGGGCCTCTTTCCGGGGGCGGGGCAGCGGCTGGTGACGCTGTTCCTGATCAATGTCGTCGCCGTCATCGGCATCGGCGTCTACAGCGGCAATTCCGGCATCATCTCCTTCGGCAATGTCGGCTTCATGGCGATCGGCGCCTATGCCTCGGGCCTCCTGACCATCAATCCCATCGTACAGAAGACGGCGCTGCCGCACCTGCCGGAATGGCTGATGGGCTGGGGCGCGCCGTTCCTGCCTGCGCTGCTCGTTGCGCTCGTCGTCGTGGCGCTGGTGGCGGTCGTCATCGGCATTCCAGTGGCAAGGCTCGGCGGCTCGTCAGCCTCGATCTGCACGCTCGGCTTCCTTGTCATCGTCCATGTCGTGCTTGTCGCCTCCAGTGATTTCACCCGCGGCAGCCAGACCTTCTTCGGTATTCCGCGCGCGGTGAACCTCTGGGTCGCGCTGCCCTTCGCGATCCTCGCCGTCGCCATCGCCCGTATCTACCGCGACAGCGCGGCCGGCATGAAGCTGCGCGCCTCGCGCGAGGACGAGATCGCCTCCATCGCGGTCGGTGTCGACGTGCGGCTCCACCGCTTCCTCGCCTGGGTGCTGGGCGCGATCCTTTCCGGCGCGGCGGGCGTGCTCTACGCCCATTTCATCGGCGCCTTCTCGCCGAAGGACTTCTACTTCAACCTCACCTTCATGCTGCTCGCCATGTTGATCCTCGGCGGCATCACCACCGTTTCGGGCGCGGTCGTCGGCACCGCGGTGATCATGGTCATCGTGGAACTGCTGCGAAAGCTCGAAGGCGGCGTCGATCTCGGCTTCCTCTCGCTGCCGACGGTCTTCGGTCTCACCGATATCGGCATCGGCCTTGCCATCCTCCTCGTCATGTACCGCCTGCAGGACGGTCTTCTCGGCGTGCGCGAACTCGACGAGCAGGTTCCGTTCCTCAAGCGCCTTGCGGCCGGCGGCGCGAAGCCCGTGGCGGCGACGGCGGCCGCGCCGGTCTCCGAAGCCGGCACGCTGCGCGTCGAAAAGGTCGGTAAGCGCTTCTCCGGCCTCGTCGCGCTGGAAAATGCCGATTTCGACATTCGCCCCGGCCTCGTCACTGGTCTGATCGGCCCGAACGGCGCCGGCAAGTCCACCCTCATCAACAGCGTTTCCGGCGTCGTGCCGCCCTCGACGGGGCGGGTGATGATCGACGGGACGGACGTCGCCTCGCTCCCCGTCCATCGGGTGCCGGTCGCGGGCCTTGCCCGCACCTTCCAGAACATCCGCCTTTTCAAGAACCTTACCGTGCTGGAAAACGTCACCGTCGCCGCAAGCGCGGTGGCGAAGGATCGCGATCCGGTGGATCTTGCCCGCGAGGCGCTCACCGAGGTCGGTCTCGGCGACGTCGCCGGCCAGCTCGCCGGCACGCTCTCCTACGGCGCGCAGCGACGCTTGGAGATTGCCCGCGCGCTGGCGCTGAAACCACGCTACCTGCTGCTCGACGAGCCTGCCGCCGGCATGAACCCGGCCGAGACGCAGGAGCTTATGACGGTGCTCGACCGCATCCGCACCAAGCACCGCCTCGGCCTTCTGGTGGTGGAGCACGACCTCAAGCTCATCATGCGGCTCTGCGACATCGTCGTCGTGCTCAACAAGGGCCAGCAGATCGCCATCGGCACGCCGGCCGAGATCCAGGCGAACCCGGCCGTCATCGAAGCCTATATCGGCCGTCGCCGCTCGGCCGCGCCGCGCACGCAGTCCGTTATCGAAGCCGACGTGCCGGGTTTCGATCCGCATGCCGCCGGCAAGCCCGCATAA
- a CDS encoding MurR/RpiR family transcriptional regulator — protein MAIRDRLTDGEIAFTRAELKIVRQLLSNYPAAGLATVAHLAAAAGVSNPTVVRFASKLGYEGYPEFQAALLGEVQERMSSPLSMLDTRKPSLEQENFYQYFLRASIHALESSMQMLPPDDFEAAIDAAADLNLRVHCLGGRFSGFLAGLLWAHMKQLRAETRWINGTQADQVDQLVDLGKRDVLFVYDYRRYQIDTIRFARQAAKQGAKIVLFTDRWVSPIAEFAAVTLMAPVDTVSPYDTMVPAIAQTEALVAGLTARLATQSRGRIERMEELRRSYGITEDAYGTPVEGGA, from the coding sequence ATGGCCATTCGAGATCGCCTGACGGACGGGGAGATCGCCTTCACGCGGGCGGAGCTGAAGATCGTGCGCCAGCTCCTGTCGAACTATCCGGCGGCCGGCCTCGCCACGGTCGCGCATCTCGCCGCCGCCGCCGGCGTCAGCAACCCGACGGTCGTGCGCTTCGCAAGCAAGCTCGGCTACGAGGGCTATCCGGAATTCCAGGCCGCCCTGCTCGGCGAGGTGCAGGAGCGCATGAGCTCGCCGCTCTCCATGCTCGACACGCGCAAGCCCTCGCTGGAGCAGGAGAACTTCTACCAATACTTCCTGCGCGCCAGCATCCATGCGCTGGAATCCTCGATGCAGATGCTGCCGCCCGACGATTTCGAGGCGGCCATCGACGCGGCTGCGGATCTCAATCTGCGCGTCCACTGCCTCGGCGGCCGGTTCAGCGGTTTCCTCGCCGGGCTGCTCTGGGCGCATATGAAGCAGCTTCGCGCCGAGACACGCTGGATCAACGGCACGCAGGCCGACCAGGTCGACCAGCTCGTCGATCTCGGCAAGCGCGACGTGCTCTTCGTCTACGATTATCGCCGCTACCAGATCGATACGATCCGCTTCGCCCGGCAGGCCGCCAAGCAGGGCGCGAAGATCGTGCTTTTCACCGACCGCTGGGTCTCGCCCATCGCCGAATTCGCCGCCGTCACGCTGATGGCGCCGGTCGACACGGTGTCGCCCTATGACACGATGGTGCCCGCTATCGCGCAGACAGAGGCACTGGTCGCCGGCCTCACCGCGCGCCTCGCCACCCAGTCGCGCGGGCGCATCGAGCGGATGGAGGAGCTGCGCCGCAGCTACGGCATCACCGAGGACGCCTATGGCACGCCCGTCGAGGGCGGCGCCTGA
- a CDS encoding isochorismatase family cysteine hydrolase: MTAIEVQYGKDLLRRDSAYEPGMTALLYVDMQRIWCEPNLDPTHPQDADSYYHRRLREMVIPNQVRILEAGRKAGCNVLHTIIESLTLDGRDRSLDHKLSDMHVPKGSPEGQVIPALAPVDNEIVLPKTSSGVFNSTNIDYVLRNLNTRYLIIAGVITDQCVDMAVRDAADRGYLVTVVDDACATYSQERHEAALRAYSGYCWITDTATVVSRLEGLGRA, from the coding sequence ATGACTGCGATTGAAGTGCAATACGGCAAAGACCTGCTGCGGCGCGACAGCGCCTACGAGCCCGGCATGACAGCCCTGCTCTATGTCGACATGCAGCGCATCTGGTGCGAGCCGAACCTCGACCCGACCCATCCGCAGGACGCGGACAGCTACTACCACCGGCGCCTGCGCGAGATGGTCATCCCGAACCAGGTTCGCATTCTCGAAGCGGGCCGCAAGGCCGGCTGCAACGTGCTGCACACCATCATCGAAAGCCTGACGCTGGACGGCCGCGACCGCTCGCTCGACCATAAGCTTTCCGACATGCATGTGCCGAAGGGTTCGCCCGAAGGCCAGGTGATCCCGGCGCTCGCGCCCGTCGACAACGAGATCGTGCTGCCGAAGACCTCCTCCGGCGTCTTCAATTCGACCAACATCGACTACGTGCTGCGCAACCTCAACACGCGCTATCTGATCATCGCCGGCGTCATCACCGACCAGTGCGTCGACATGGCCGTGCGCGATGCCGCCGACCGCGGTTATCTGGTGACCGTGGTGGATGACGCCTGCGCCACCTACAGCCAGGAGCGCCACGAAGCCGCGCTGCGCGCCTATTCCGGCTATTGCTGGATCACCGACACCGCCACCGTCGTCAGCCGCCTCGAAGGGCTCGGCCGGGCCTGA
- a CDS encoding glutamine synthetase family protein, whose translation MNDSSNGKALSGLTELATFVTTDIAGITRGRSFAAAEIEDYLRKGVGWVPANLALTPFDLIADPNPWGSAGDLRLMADPTSKARVTCLPDETPLHFYHADITDLKGDPWECCVRGFLKKTLADFEKEAGLRVVSAVEQEFQIIGADWPAAPSFGLRAQRRAEPFGSLLMTALREAGAEPEMFLPEYGKDQFEVTCRPAPALVAADRGATIRAVTREVAALFGWHASFAPKTEADGVGNGVHLHVSFTDLDGNPVTFDAARPGRLSKVAGSFAAGVIKHLPALVAFTAPSVLSYMRLVPHHWSAAYTCLGEKNREATLRICPTLDLPGSNPAKQFNMEYRAADACASPHLSLAVVLRAGLEGIRQGLEQPPLINSDPSDFPPEEQERLGIRRLPSSLAEALDTLAADKVVTGWFPKDFLDCYFAMKRKEIEIVEGLSPEALCARYAAVY comes from the coding sequence ATGAACGACAGCAGCAACGGCAAGGCGCTCTCCGGCCTCACGGAACTGGCGACCTTCGTCACCACGGACATTGCCGGCATCACGCGCGGGCGCAGCTTCGCCGCCGCCGAGATCGAAGACTATCTGCGCAAGGGCGTCGGCTGGGTGCCGGCCAACCTGGCGCTGACGCCCTTCGACCTCATCGCCGACCCGAACCCCTGGGGTTCGGCCGGGGACCTTCGCCTCATGGCGGACCCCACCAGCAAGGCGCGCGTCACCTGCCTGCCGGACGAGACGCCGCTGCATTTCTACCATGCCGACATCACCGACCTGAAGGGCGATCCGTGGGAGTGCTGCGTGCGCGGCTTCCTGAAGAAGACACTCGCCGATTTCGAGAAGGAGGCCGGGCTCAGGGTCGTCAGCGCCGTCGAGCAGGAATTCCAGATCATAGGCGCCGACTGGCCCGCCGCCCCCTCCTTCGGTCTTCGCGCCCAGCGCCGCGCCGAGCCCTTCGGCTCGCTGCTGATGACGGCGCTCAGGGAAGCCGGCGCGGAGCCGGAAATGTTCCTGCCGGAATACGGCAAGGACCAGTTCGAGGTGACCTGCCGCCCTGCCCCGGCGCTCGTCGCCGCCGACCGCGGCGCGACGATCCGCGCCGTCACAAGGGAAGTCGCCGCCCTCTTCGGCTGGCATGCCAGCTTCGCGCCGAAGACGGAGGCCGACGGGGTCGGCAACGGCGTGCACCTGCATGTCAGCTTCACCGACCTCGACGGCAACCCCGTGACCTTCGACGCCGCGCGCCCCGGCCGGCTTTCCAAGGTTGCCGGCTCTTTCGCGGCCGGCGTCATCAAGCACCTGCCGGCGCTCGTCGCCTTCACCGCGCCCTCGGTTCTCTCCTACATGCGCCTCGTGCCGCATCACTGGAGCGCGGCCTATACCTGCCTTGGCGAGAAGAACCGCGAGGCGACCTTGCGCATCTGCCCGACGCTGGACCTGCCCGGCAGCAACCCGGCAAAGCAGTTCAACATGGAATACCGCGCCGCCGACGCCTGCGCGAGCCCGCATCTGTCGCTCGCCGTCGTGCTGCGCGCCGGCCTCGAAGGCATCCGGCAGGGGCTCGAGCAGCCACCGCTGATCAATTCAGACCCGTCCGACTTCCCGCCGGAGGAACAGGAAAGGCTCGGCATCCGCCGCCTGCCGTCGAGCCTTGCCGAAGCGCTCGACACGCTCGCCGCCGACAAGGTGGTGACCGGCTGGTTCCCGAAGGATTTCCTCGACTGCTATTTCGCCATGAAGCGCAAGGAGATCGAGATTGTCGAGGGGCTTTCGCCCGAAGCGCTCTGCGCGCGCTACGCGGCCGTCTATTAA
- a CDS encoding N-formylglutamate amidohydrolase translates to MTSSKVIPRQESRLRHDPALPLLAIDEPPPYAVLNPDGTSPYLLLCEHASNRIPRALGDLGLPEAERRRHIAWDIGVSALSQHLSRTLDAPLFMTNYSRLVIDCNRPLHVSSAIPEVSETTEIPGNRDLTDAERQQRIDTLFTPYAEAVAHRLDRLQEEGKRPIVVGIHSFTPVYFGRQRPWHAGILYGKATDFGRTLIGGLQTDAALTIGDNEPYNIHPDEDYTVPVHADARGLAGALIEVRHDLIDTLAGVQEWGERLTRCLAGALKEHAG, encoded by the coding sequence ATGACATCGTCCAAGGTCATCCCCCGGCAGGAGAGCCGATTGCGGCACGATCCCGCCCTGCCGCTGCTCGCCATCGACGAGCCGCCGCCCTATGCCGTGCTCAATCCGGACGGGACCTCGCCCTATCTCCTGCTCTGCGAGCACGCGTCCAACCGCATCCCGCGAGCGCTCGGCGACCTCGGCCTGCCCGAGGCCGAGCGGCGGCGCCATATCGCCTGGGACATCGGCGTCAGCGCATTGTCGCAGCATCTCAGCCGCACGCTGGACGCGCCGCTGTTCATGACCAACTACTCCCGCCTCGTCATCGACTGCAACCGCCCGCTTCACGTGTCCTCGGCGATCCCCGAAGTGAGCGAGACGACGGAGATCCCCGGCAACCGCGACCTGACGGATGCCGAGAGGCAGCAGCGCATCGACACGCTGTTCACCCCCTACGCCGAGGCCGTCGCGCACCGGCTGGACCGCCTGCAGGAAGAGGGCAAGCGCCCGATCGTCGTCGGCATCCATTCCTTCACGCCAGTCTATTTCGGCAGGCAGCGGCCGTGGCATGCCGGCATCCTCTACGGCAAGGCGACGGATTTCGGCCGGACGCTGATCGGCGGATTGCAGACCGATGCCGCACTGACCATCGGCGACAACGAGCCCTACAACATCCATCCCGACGAGGACTACACGGTGCCCGTCCATGCGGACGCCCGCGGTCTTGCCGGCGCGCTCATAGAGGTGCGGCACGACCTGATCGACACGCTCGCCGGTGTCCAGGAATGGGGCGAACGCCTCACCCGCTGCCTTGCCGGAGCACTGAAGGAGCACGCTGGATGA